CCGTGGCCTCCCGCCTGACACAACGTCCGAACAGCGTGGCCGCGACGGACAGATCACGCATGGGCTCCTTGCGGGGCGTCAGAAATACTCGATGGGCCGGGGCAGTCGCACGCTCCACACCACCGGTGCAGGCCGGTTCCGGCATCGTGCCCGGCACGGTCGATCCGGAGCTTGCCGAGGCCGCCCGTCAGGTCGCCTTCGACGCCGATCGCACGGCATTTCGCTTCGTGTTGGAGCCAGCACCCGTGGCGGCAGCCGTCAGGCCCTGCTCCGAGAGGGGCGATGAGTCTGGTCGAACCCGGCCCGGTGATGCCTGGTATGTCCGCTTCCGATTTCCGTCGTTGTCAAATCCACTGGAGGAAAAGCATGTCGCTCCTGAAGACCATCGATCCCGCCCCCTCCTTCGCGCCCCAGGAGTCCGGCCCGCTGCCGGAACGCCTGATTTCCGGTAACCCGACTTACAAGACCTGGGCGCAGGACGCCGCGCGCGGGGAAACGATCAAAACGGGCGTCTGGGAAGCCACGCCCGGCGAGACGCACTCGATCAAGGGTGAGCTCTT
Above is a window of Streptomyces griseorubiginosus DNA encoding:
- a CDS encoding cupin domain-containing protein, which codes for MSLLKTIDPAPSFAPQESGPLPERLISGNPTYKTWAQDAARGETIKTGVWEATPGETHSIKGELFEFCHILSGVIELTPEGGEPVIYKAGDSFVMKPGYVGVWKTIETVRKIYVTVS